CCTGGACTGAAGAGCAATCTCATTAGTTTGGGACAGTTGCTTGATAAAGATTTCTCTATGAATATGGCTAAGAGGTATCTTGAGGTGTTTGATCCCTGTCAGAGATTGATTCTGAAGGTTCCTCTTTCGAAGAACAAGACTTTTCAAGTGAGAGTTAATGCCATTGACTCACAGTGTTTGTCTGCTGAGTTGGAAGATGAATCCTGGCTTTGGCACCTCAGATTTGGTCACCTGAATTTCAGAGATCTGAGCTCTCTCCAATCCAAGGACATGGTTCGTGGTTTGTCTCAGATTAAGCTTCCTTCAAAGGTATGTGAACATTGCTTAGTTAGCAAACAATCTAGGACATCATTCAGTTCTTATACACCTGCTAGATCTAAAGCTGTGCTTGATGTGATATACTCTGATGTGTGTGGCCCTTTTGAAACTACATCAAAGGGTGGAAGTAGATATTTTGTGTCTTTTATTGATGAGTTCAGTAGGAAAATGTGGGTTTATCTGCTGAAAGCTAAGAGTGAAGTGTTCTCAACTTTTAAATTGTTTAAAATCATGGCTGAGAAACAAGCTGGGAGAAGTATTAAAGTGTTTAGAACTGATGGTGGTGGGGAATTTTGCTCAAATGAGATGGAAGATTTCTGCAAAGAGAATGGGATTGTACATGAAATTACAGCACCATACACACCACAACACAATGGTGTTGCTGAGAGAAGGAATAGAACTGTTCTGAATATGGTAAGGAGCGTGCTTAAGGGTAAAAATTTACCACATAGCTTCTGGGGTGAAGCTGTTATGACAGCTGTGTATGTTTTAAATTTGTGCCCAACCAAGTTTCTTGGTTCACAAGTTCCTGAAGCTGTGTGGACTGGAAAGAAGCCCTCAGTTAAGCATCTCAGAGTTTTTGGATGTCTATGCCACAAACATATACCtgatcagaaaagaaagaaattggATGATAAGAGTGAATCTATGGTGTTCATTGGATATAACTCAACTGGAGCTTATAAATTGTACAACCCAAGAACAGGAATAGTTGAATTTAGCAGAGATGTTTTGTTTGAGGAAAACAATGTCTGGAAGGGCAAAGAGATTGAAGTTTCTGCTGGACAGATGCAGAAATTGCAACTGGAATTGGGTCATTCAGATGCTGCAGATTCTGATATGGATGATGATCAAGGTTTACAGCAGTTAGAACCTCATGATCCACAGCTAGTTCAGAATTCCAGACCATTTAGAGTTAGAACTCTACCTGCACGGTTCAGTGACTATCAAATGCTTGCAGAACATGAGTTTGATAAAGAAGGAAACATTTTTCATATGGCTCTGCTAGCTGATTCAGATCCAGTGAGTTTTGAAGAGGCCATAAAGAATGAGACTTGGAGGATAGCCATGAAGGAAGAAATCAACTCAATTGAGAAGAATCAAACATGGGAACTGGTCAATTTACCAGTCAAGAAAACTCCTATTTCAGTGAAATGGGTGTTTAAAATCAAGCTTAATCCGGATGGCTCAATTTCTAAACATAAAGCCAGATTGGTTGCAAGGGGTTTTATGCAGAAGGCAGGTCTAGACTATTCTGAAGTCTTTGCTCCTGTTGCTAGAATGGAAACAGTCAGGTTGCTTGTTGCTTTGGCTAGTTGGAAAGGTTGGAGTCTATGGCAGCTTGATGTCAAGTCTGCCTTCCTTAATGGCCCTTTGGAAGAAGAAGTTTATATCACCCAACCTCCTGGATTTGAAGTGAAAGGGAGTGAGCATAAAGTTCTCAAACTTAAGAAGGCACTCTATGGCTTAAAACAAGCTCCTCGAGCTTGGAATAGAAGGATTGATCAGTTCTTGTCTCACACTGGATTTCATAAATGTACAGTTGAGCATGGAGTCTATGTCAAATCTTTTCCTTCTGGTAGCTTGATTTTTTTGTGTCTCTATGTGGATGACTTACTCATCACTGGCAGTAGCTCTCAAGAAATTGAAGCTGTGAAAAAGAGCTTGAAAGGTGAATTTGAAATGACAGATTTGGGCAAACTGTCTTATTTCCTGGGAATTGAATTTGTTCAAACCAGTAAGGGAATTCTTATGCATCAGAGGAAGTATGCTTCAGAGGTTTTGAAGAGATTCAATTTGTTGAACTGTAATGCTTCAGAAACTCCAGTTGAGGGTAATTTGAAGTTGGGACTTTGTGAAACTGAGGCAGAAGTTGATAGCACACAGTTTAGACAATTGGTTGGTTGTCTAAGGTTTTTGTGTCACACTAGACCAGAGATTTCTTATGGTGTTGGCTTGGTCAGTAGGTTTATGAGCTGTCCTAGGAAGTCACATCTTGCTGCAGCCAAGAAAATTCTCAGATACCTAAAGGGAACACTTAATCACGGAGTCTTCTTTCCTAGACACTTGCCAGATCAGGAAGGGGATGGTAATCTACATCTTGTAGCTTACACTGACTCTGATTGGTGTGGTGATCAAGTGGATAGGCGTAGCACAATGGGATATGTGTTTTACTTTGGGAAAGCACCAGTCTCATGGTCATCAAAGAAACAAGCTGTAGTTGCTTTATCAACTTGTGAAGCGGAATATATAGCAGCATGTAGTGCTGCATGTCAAGGTCTGTGGTTGCTGTCTTTGATTGAAGAATTAGGACTGAAGACTAATGAAGCTTTCCTTCTGAAGATTGACAACAAGTCAGCAATAGATCTTGCGAAGAATCCAGTTAGTCATGGTAGGTCCAAACATATAGAGACCAAATACCATTTTCGGAGAGATCAAGTCTGCAAAGGTCGGATTAAATTGCAGCATTGTGGTACAAATTTGCAGATAGCTGATGTTTTGACAAAGGCCTTGAAGATTGACAAGTTCAAGTATATGAGAAAACAATTGAATGTCAAGAATTTCTGAATTGTGCAGCTGAACTAATTGTTGAACTGTTTTGTAGTTTTTTCCCTTTCATTAGGTTTTTCTGCAATATCTGGTTTAGCATTGTTGTGATAGTTTAGCTTTGTTACATGTTTTGTTGTAAGCTTCTTGGATTAGGAGGGGATGTTAAGTAATAATCCAAGTTAGCAGTAGTAGTTAGTTAGTGGGCCTGGTTAAATGTAAAAGCCCAGTGGAGTGTGAGCCCAAGTTATGGGTTGTATATAGCTGCATATTGCAGTGTTGTGTAACTAATAAATCAATAATCAGTTTTCATTTGTTATCTCTAATCTTCCagcactctctctttctctctcgttCTGTTATTCTTCTCTGAACTCCAACAGTAATTAGGATTATATTATCAAATTAGGAATATAGTTCCCTTATACCAGattctcctataaatagttctGTATCAAGCTGCAGACAAGAAAGATCAAGGCATTGAGAAACAGATAAGTCTGAGACAGCAGTGGAAAAATCAGCAAGCTCACCATGCAATGCATCCCCCTTCTCCACATGCTCAAATTCGGAGGGGACATTCTTGATGGGGTGAAGTACAACTCTTCCACCACGAATGTTCTAAACAAGTTAATTAAAGCCCAATATGTCACTTTTAGTTTGTTTGATCAGGAGTAAAACAAAGAAGTGCAAAGTTCACTTAACCTGATATTTCATAAGCTTTTCAGCATgctctctttcttcttcactagATTCCTTGAAGAATCTGTTTTCAACAACAAGAACACCACAAGAAACTGAAAATCAGTTTTGAGAAATAGAAGAAACAACAAGAAGGAATGAGGCATATAAGGTTTTATGTTTGTTACTTGGCAAATCCCCTGAGAGCCACATTATCTCTGTCAAAGTAAGCAAACAAGGAGTGGTACACATAGGAAACGTTGTATTCCACACTGTATGACACAATTGAAAAGCAAAAGGAACACTTAGAATATGAgatgtgttagaaatataactATCAAACCGTCTCCTCTAAGTTTTTGAGATAATTGATTCATAACATGGTAATCAGAGTCTTTACGACTAAATGGTCCAGACTTCGATACTTGTCACTCTCAATtcttctaacaaaaaaaaagttgattcTAAGCCCATGATAGGTGGGCTATCTATGCATTATTTACGCTTCAAGCTCAAACGAGTTTTAGTCAGCTCTTCCATTTCCATTCAGAGTCTTTCACCCTACAACTTAAACTTTTAGAATAATCGATTAAGCTTGATAAATGAAAGATGGATGCAAAAGGAAAAAGTAATCctaatttgaataaaaaaaagggAAATTATAAAAACGCTCACTTGATCTGTTCATTAATTACAGATTCACATTCATCAGCGTAGTTCTGACGAGCCAATGAAACCTGAGGCACTACTGGAACAGCAAGCGCTTCCTTCTTCACCTCCTCAAACGGTTCAAATATCACACCAGTGAGAGGCGCAGTCAATGCTGAAACGGCAACGTTTCTGCTACCCCATTTCTTATCAAAGCTCAGAGaacaagaaggagaagaagcagaagaagctggttTTCTCAGACCATCGCCAATAATGGTTGAGGTTGAGAGAGGAGAAAACACGGAAGAAGCAAGAGCCATGATGAGCGTAGAGGAATCAATGGAGGAAGATGGTTGATGATGAAACTGAGAGAGGTAGAAGAAGAAGGTATGTAATGGTGGTGAGGGGTGATTTGGACATTTCAGGTGTGTGTGTGGGCCGCGTTTTTTTCTGAAGCGTTGGATTGCGGACACGTGGATGGCTAAGGTGGTGTGAAAGTGCGGGGCGTGTGGCGGGCTCGTGCTGACCCAGGAAATGCGGTCCACGTAGGTATTTGTGTTGTGGCGTTATTTGAAAACTTGTAGACAAATGTCTCCCACGTGTCGGACAAATACAACGTCTTGGTACTATGAAACTTTTCAAGGGTTTCtaatttttttgggtaagcatcAAGGGTTTCTAAATGATGATCATAGATAAAGTTTCGGTAGAATTATCTTAGTCATTAGTAACCCAATAACATTTAAAATAagtgataaaatataaaaaaaaattaactcatTTAAGGTAGGAACATCATGGTGGGTTGATTCTCTAAGCAGGagttttttcattcacaaaactCACACttaaaatcatatttaataaaattaaactggactgggcgggacataaaggatgcttatgcccgcccaaaacgAGCAATCAACTGAGCAAagacagccatggcgggaatCAACGACACAACGAATATCTCTGCCCTTCCTTAGGTGGACCCACGAGCCAGCTAAAAGATTCTTTTGaatttgtcttatatgcatagggatttgggccctgattgtcaggcccaaatataggaaaagtccatatcatcaccacaccctctataaaaggggaggtcatcaacCTGTACGAGACACATTTTCAACATTAATGAGAATTTACCTTTTATGACATCTTTGCCatttttagtgctctgctagggttagcTTTCTTAtcttctcttacgtaagcttctctagtacagaacattggcgtcgtctgtggCTCTAACCTAGATCTACCAGTGACGTAGAAGGTGGGAGTTACGActcatggagactcgttcatgcggTGTGGGTCGCCGTGATCATCGCCGGAGAGGTGGTGGAcgtcacggcggccgcggcAGCGGACGGGACAACAATCGTCCTATGCTTCACGAGCAAGAACAAgaggcttcctcggagggggtccactcagtggcgcagTCACCAGCGTCACTGGTGAATGTAGCTCCGGGaaaaccttcagatctgatagctaaatcagatccaggtgtcagGCGACGATCAACGCCGCCTGAATATGTGAACTTAGAAGACCCTAAAACCAGTGCTCCACGGAAAACGCAGGAAGTAGTGACGGGTATCACGCccgcggctttgcaacaaatgttagatacttTGCAGAAGGTGCAAACCCAAAatgagcagttgcaagcccaagtcGAGTATCTAACTCAGAGGCAAGATTTTAAGCAAGGGCAACGTCTTGAGGCAGAGGACGTAGTCGAATTTCAACcctttgttccagccatcaccaaGGTAGACATaccaaagcatctgcaaacaatggcattagacgccttctcAGGCGACTCTGATCCCATGGAACATCTGAGATATTTTAACACCAAAATGGTAATTGGTGGGGCAACGGACGCGGTGAAGTGCAAATTATTGCCTTCAACATTCAAAGGAATGGCGATGTAGTGGTTCATcagacaaccgcccttctccattgacaattttaccgATCTGTCTACCAAATTcctaactcaattctccgccaacaaAACTACAAAAGCAACTATGTTTGATctcatcagcatacatcagcagccAGGCGAGaagttaaaaacctacatggcacgttTCAGTAAGATGGCAGTTCAGCTGGAGGAGGATAACCCGGATGTATGCttggcgtctttcaaaaatggccttcgggcgggggATTTAAACcgagacttaacaaggcgaccagcgagggacatgatggatcttcgcgctcgcgttcaggaattcatcctaattgaacaagatgatcagaaaaaacaagagAGGGAGGAAGGGCGCAAGCAGACCCAATCTGGCGGTGTTCCACAGGAGAAACCTAAGGCGGGAAAGGAAACCAGGATAGCTCAAACTCCGCGtataccaagaccgggaccatatcaaaactccaaacccggattccaaaatacatggcacagaaatcccCAAGGTCCCACTGCAGCCTCGGCTGGCCAGCACGGTGCCTCGCCAGCTCCAGTCCcgcttactaagttgaatgctccCCTAAGCACCATTTTGAAAGCAGTTGGGCAGACAAATGTTGTACAATATCCTCCGCCGCCTAGGCGGCCGCCAACTAATGTGGATATAAATAGATGGTGTGAGTATCACAAAACGTTGGGGCATACCATGGATAACTGTTGGAACTTGAGGCGGGAGATTGATCGCCTGATTAAGGCTGGCCATTTAGCAAATTTTGTTAAAGACGCAACAACACCAGATGCCACTAAGATGACACAAGGGGACAAAGGTAAAGGAAAGGAggtagttgaagagttgggcgatccagTTGGAGAATGCTCAtccattgcaggaggatttggaggAGGTGCGATTTCAAGCAAGGCTAGAAAGCgttatgtggcggcagtacactcagtacatgaggcgTACGAGGGCGAATGTTGGTTGAATCACTCTCCCattatattcacccctcaggattttgcgcatgttattccccatgacaacgacccaattgtagtaacaatcagggttaacaattacatgacgaaaaaagtgtttttagaccagagatcttcggcggacatcatttacggggatgcctttgatcgcctgagGTTAAAGGAGTCAGACTTGAAACCATATAAAGGAACCCTGGTGGGATTTACAGGGGATCGTGTCAATGTGCGgggatatgtggaaataccaactgcctttggagaaggagagttcgTTAAGAAATTTCAGGTGAAGTACCTAGTCTTGGaatgtagagccaattacaatgtactcctGGGGCGGGATACTCTCAACAAGTTATGAGCTGTCATTTCAACTGCTCACTTAACTGTCAAATATCTAGCCTGCaatgggaaggtcgggatactgcgcgtagaccagaatgcagcaagagaatgttatttaagaagtgtggcgctctatgggcgaaaggccgccaaggaaagccaccgaattacagaaatctttccACAAGAAGGGTTTAGTCTAGACCCAAGAgccgatgctgatgattttcgcccacaacctctggaagaaaccaagcaggtgcaaatCAAGGATAAGTTTTTAAAGATTGGAAGCagtttaacaaaggagcaaGAGAAAAGATTGATCACCCTTCTaggtgataatttggatctctttgcatggaccatcaatgatgtaccaggaattgaccccaatgtgatcactcataAACTGGCCATACGACCCGGGGCGACATcagtcatccagccaaggcgaagaatgagtgatgaaaagaataaggcagTGCAACTAGAGGCTGAGAAATTAATCAAggctcgcttcatccgtgaggtgcagtacccaacttggctcgccaatgttgtaatggtcaagaaggtcaatgggaaatggcgaatgtgcacggactacacaagtttgaacaaagtgtgtcccaaagattcgtatccgCTTCCCAATGtggataagcttgtggatggcgCTTCCggaaatgaacttttaagtctcatggatgcctACTCAGGCTATAACCAAATTATGATGCATCCTTCAgacgaggaaagtacagcattcatgactaatcaggcgaattattgttacaagacaatgccttttggtttgaagaatgcaggagctacgtaccaacggctcatggataaaaATTTTTCCagacaagtaggcaggaatatggaggtatatgtggatgacatgatcgtTAAGTCAGCCATGGCTGGTGACCACTGCGATGATCTAAAGGAAGCGTTTgctcaattaagaacatatgGAATGAAGTTAAATCCTGAGAAATGTTCTTTTGGGATTCAGGGGGGAAAGTTCCTGGGTTTCATGTTAACATCAAGGGGGatagaagtgaatcctgatAAGGGGAAAGCGATCTTGGAAAtaaaaagcccaacaagtgtaaaggaggttcaacgtttaacaggacgaatggccgccttATCACGTTTTTTGCCGATGGCGGGcgacaaagcggccccattcttcacTTGTTTAAAATAGAATTTGAAGTTTCAATGGACAGAGgcatgcgaacaagcttttaccaagttgaaagaaacattagcaACGCTACTAGTACTTTCCAAGCCAACGCCAGGCGTTCCTTTGATACTCTACTTAGCAGTcactgacaaggcggtgagtacggtgttgctccaggaagaaggaaaaaagcagaaggttatatattttgtgagccataCTTTGCAAGGGGcggaattgcggtaccaaaaaattgaaaaggcggctttggcaatTCTGAAAACAGCGAGGCGCCTCAGGCCATATtttcaaagtttccaagtcaaggTTAAAACCGATGTCCCCTTAAGGCAGGTACtccagaagcctgatttatcagggcgattggtcagctggtcagttgagttatcagaatatgatatacaatacgagccaaggggccaagttacaatccaaagtttgatcgacttcgtggcaGAATTAACCCACGGAAGGTGAGAAAACTCAAGGAGAATGAgtcctatctgtggatggatcctccaatgacactggaagtggggctgggataactattgaaagtccagacaaaATGGTAATCGAACAAtctctgaaattcgagttcaaggcgagcaacaatcaatccaaatatgaggctttgatcgccggcttaaggctagccattgagtTAGGCGTCCAGAAGTTAttcatcaaaggagattcgcagttggTTGTTAAGCAGGTAAAAGGCGAGTATcaagtgaaggatccgcaactttctAAATACTTGGAAGTCGTACGCAGATTAATGATGGAGATAAAAAAATGTAAGGATAGAACATGTTCCGAGAGGGCTGATGTGCTggcgattgggcaattaccaGACAGTCATCCAAGAAACCCTTCCTCGCCCAAGTATTGATTTGGTGGAAGTGAAGTTAAAAGCAGTCAAGTCAGTGACtgaaggcgagccttcttggatggagtcaatcaagatTCTCCTGGAAAATCCTCCAAAGGATGACGATCTAAACACGAGAGCAAAACGTAGGGAGGCCAGTTTTTATACGCTGGTAGATGATGAGTtatatcggcggggaattatgtctcctatgctcaagtGTGTTGACACTAAGGATGCCCCGGggataatggcggaagtccacgaaggagtGTGCTCCAGTCATATCGGTGGGCGATCATTAGCAGTAAAGGTAttgagggcaggattttattggccaacgatgaagaaggactgtctggaatatgtcaagaaatgtgaaaagtgtcaagtcttttctgacctacaTAAGGCTCCAccggaagaattaacaaccatgatggcaccttggccattcgctatgtgggggactgacattttaggaccattcccagtagcaaaggcacaaatgaagtatatcatcatggcggttgattacttcatcaaatggatagaagctgaagcagtggcgactatcacagccgccaaggtcaggaattTTCTGTGGTGAAGAATTGTGTGCAGATTTGGGGTTCCCATGGCATTGATAATGGACAATGGGACCCAATTTACAAGTAATGTCACCCGGGAATTTTGCGCGgaaatgggaattgaaatgcgatttgcctcggtagaacatccacaaaccaatggacaGGCTGAGTCAGCTAACAAGGTTATTTTGAAAGGCTTAAAGAAGAAGCTGGATGAAGCGAAAGGACTTTGGGCGGAAGAATTACCAGGCGTCCTATGGGCATAtaacaccactgaacagtcaagcacgAGGGAAACCCCATATCatttaacttatggaactgatgtCATGCTCcctgtggaaattgaaaaccaaagttggtgagtagctcggtttaatgagaatgacaacgggggaaatttgatagcaaatctaatcatgctgcctgaggaacaacgggaggcgcacataaggaatgaggcggggaAAGTGAAGGtcgcaagaaaattctcaacgaaagtggtgccaagaacgatgagggtaggagacttagtgctccgaaaaaatactaTACCtgaaaaacacaacaaactttcgcccaattggggcgggccttacaggattataggcgacgttggaggaggagcttataaattggaacaacttaacggtcaaaaggttccacgaacatggaacgcctcacatttgaagcagtattttagttaaaggGAACAACAAAAGcgaatgaagccgcactctttttccctttctttggaaaggtttttaatgaggcggcatatATGTAAAGAATGAAGGGATAATTGTTCCCAAGTATGGAAAGTaatgaaaaaatcatttcaaaaagacttgcttattttttgatttatattacgagtttatgcagtgcaaatcgtatcaaggtatataataccgcgaataaacctttcggaataagaaagtatcgccatcaaatattacaagccttggcaattctagtggccactagaaaccaagcctcgtcgaaaaatcggccaAGGTATATAAACctaaataacaacaaaatttgGTAAACAACTTCAAGGTAACAACTTCAAGGTAACAACAAACGAACTTAAACGAACTTCATTAAAGGTACGAAAGGGGCGAAGCCCATACATGATTTAAAACGACAATAAACAAAAGGGCAAAGCCCAAAGCAAATTTTgacttaacaaaataaaaacagaataaattcaagccaggttctcattgttggcgttgttgtccTGGCTTGCGacagcttgagggtcttcctttcCTTGATCCTCATTCTTGTCCTGGTCATTCCCATCTTCGCCATTTCCTTCCTCAGGCTCACTTTCAGAATCAAATTGATTAATTGAGGAAGAAGGTCGAGGCCAACATCATCGTCGCCAaccacttgaccatccttgatctccttcagatACCCGATacggaaaagatcaaagcccggttCAACAACACTtatttgctctttggccgccagaaagccttgagcaaattggAGGGAGGCGCGCCCTaaaatggaagcattcaggcgttcATACTTCTTCTCCAGCCTTTGGCACTTAgcctgaacagcagtgtgtttgaCATTGATGGCTTCTTTCAGAGACTTGGTCTTCTGAAGGAGCAGGTTAGAAGCagccaagtcatcagttaacttagcgcATTTCTCCTCAGCAGACTTCAAATGTTTGTTGGCTGTCTCAGCATCGACTTTTGCTCGCTCATATGCAGCCTTATAATCAgtcgccttcttctcaaaacgatTCTTGGCCGACTGCAATTCTTTCACACACTAAGCCATGCCCGCCAcggtactggcggcagaaagcgcaTGGAAAATGGCCagggaagcaatgttgggggggcctCGACCGGAAACATCTTTGTGAATTCGGTTGTCAAAAGTTCGAGCCATGAAGTCCAAC
This is a stretch of genomic DNA from Lotus japonicus ecotype B-129 chromosome 1, LjGifu_v1.2. It encodes these proteins:
- the LOC130727981 gene encoding ferritin-1, chloroplastic-like, giving the protein MALASSVFSPLSTSTIIGDGLRKPASSASSPSCSLSFDKKWGSRNVAVSALTAPLTGVIFEPFEEVKKEALAVPVVPQVSLARQNYADECESVINEQINVEYNVSYVYHSLFAYFDRDNVALRGFAKFFKESSEEEREHAEKLMKYQNIRGGRVVLHPIKNVPSEFEHVEKGDALHAMELALSLEKLTNEKLLNVHSVADRNNDAEMAHFIESEFLSEQVESIKKIAEYVAQLRRVGKGHGVWHFDQRLLHEEDAA